A single Anabas testudineus chromosome 10, fAnaTes1.2, whole genome shotgun sequence DNA region contains:
- the trappc11 gene encoding trafficking protein particle complex subunit 11 — protein MMAGSQWELPPELCCRPMAFVALTGLDVVYNAVHRAIWDAFCANRRADRVPISFKVLPGDHEYPKCRTKRTSYEWYIPKGILKTGWMNKHLNLVPALVVLFYELDWDDPQWKEKQSECATKVEIVRTSLQGRNTKVAVVLIQKKTPLPPGEDLVASERAAALCNGCDLSGKSLFVLPHTDHLVGYIIRLENAFYEHAQTYYYTEIRRVKSHKEFLNKTTHQLLFVRHQFKIAFFSELKQDTQNALKYYRAAYSLVHELRAHETNMLEIKTMAGFINYKICRLCFQHNTPLDAIAQFRKHIDLCKKKIGSAELAFEHSAWMSKQFQSFGELFDEAIKLGLTAIQTQNPGFYYQQAACYSQDRKQLAQQLCQAGVSYPSPDPLDTQSGGLDFYGQRPWRQGHQSIDPPDAEKEKTGIVALQIKERDVPHSELIIAHLSNAVAQFKKYKCPRMKSHLMVQMGEEYYHAKDYTKALKLLDYVMCDYRTERWWGLLTAILTTALRCAFLMASVKDYIIYCMELLGRASKLKEEQKSRIEKNLIKVLMNEVPDPEPECDQSSVSAARSLWNDRTALAGLNELTIEVQDYIPFIQCKAKFCSPSFHVDQPIQLQVFLRADCPHTVSFHKLAVSLSNQEYNQWCVVESSGQETMNLVPGKTKCYNFTFVARTEDVGKKIEMTGIEVMLGSDHGRCVFLSWRGAGGDAASTHEALQASRSSRRWGRNVEMRQELDWDSLAPQHSTMIISRVPKISVQLSHEPPALNNEMYCIHLTVQSQEEAVAKDVKLTAGLKPGQDANLGQTTHVTLDGSKVCDDTAPALLPDLPLGDLKPGEKLDKRVCVRCVSTGPRVFLFHVAYSIETTVEGRQIVCKCHKDETVTIETVVPFEVSAKFVSTKFEPLDRIAVDIPFLLMTDILSSSPWPLLLASSSLQLTTMVSNTPQLQSQLEEVVLQTGECASECFCLRCPPLTNGNNAVATGQYQISWKRKSSSADSPLIQSIITLPHVILESVPLYIHADLPSFGRVRESLAVRYHIENRTSLVQEVEMTVEPSDAFMFSGLKQVRLRILPGSEQKMLYNYYPLMAGYQTLPQLNISLPRCPATNAHQLRRFLPQRIFVKPQGRQLDDASIAAA, from the exons ATGATGGCAGGTTCCCAATGGGAGCTTCCTCCAGAACTATGTTGCAGGCCCATGGCCTTTGTAGCTCTAACAGGCTTGGATGTGGTGTACAATGCTGTGCATCGTGCCATTTGGGATGCCTTCTGTGCCAATCGTCGAGCGGACAGAGTTCCCATCTCTTTCAAAGTGCTCCCAGGAGACCACGAGTACCCTAAATGTCGCACTAAG CGAACATCCTATGAGTGGTACATCCCCAAAGGCATCCTGAAAACAGGTTGGATGAATAAACATCTAAACCTGGTACCTGCACTGGTTGTTCTCTTCTATGAACTGGACTGGGATGACCCAcagtggaaagagaaacagtCTGAGTGTGCTACTAAAGTGGAGATTGTGAG GACCAGTCTTCAGGGCAGGAATACCAAGGTGGCAGTGGTTCTAATCCAAAAGAAAACTCCTCTACCTCCAG GAGAGGACCTGGTAGCGtcagagagagcagcagctctTTGTAACGGCTGTGATCTGTCTGGCAAGAGTCTCTTTGTACTGCCACACACCGACCACTTAGTGGGCTACATTATAAG GTTGGAGAATGCCTTCTATGAACATGCTCAGACGTATTACTACACTGAGATTCGTCGTGTTAAATCACACAAGGAGTTCCTTAACAAGACCACACACCAG ctgctgtttgtcagaCACCAGTTTAAAATTGCTTTCTTCAGTGAGCTGAAGCAGGACACGCAGAATGCTCTCAA gtaCTACAGAGCTGCATACAGTCTTGTCCACGAGCTTAGAGCCCATGAGACAAACATGCTGGAGATCAAAACTATGGCTGGATTCATCAACTACaag atCTGTCGTCTGTGTTTTCAGCATAACACTCCTCTAGATGCTATAGCCCAGTTTAGAAAGCACATCGACCTGTGCAAGAAGAAGATTGGGAGTGCTGAACTGGCCTTTGAGCACTCTGCATGGATGTCCAAACA GTTCCAGTCATTTGGTGAACTTTTTGATGAGGCTATAAAGTTGGGTCTGACAGCCATCCAGACCCAGAATCCTGGTTTCTACTACCAGCAGGCTGCCTGTTACAGCCAGGACAGGAAGCAGCTGGCACAGCAGCTTTGTCAG GCTGGCGTGAGTTACCCCTCCCCTGACCCACTTGACACACAGAGTGGAGGACTGGACTTCTATGGACAGAGACCATGGAGACAAGGGCACCAGA GTATTGATCCTCCAGAtgcagagaaggagaagacGGGGATCGTAGCTCTGCAGATTAAAGAGAGAGATGTACCACATTCG GAGCTGATAATTGCACATCTCAGTAATGCAGTCGCACAGTTTAAGAAGTACAAGTGCCCTCGAATGAAGAGTCACCTCA TGGTGCAGATGGGCGAGGAATACTACCACGCTAAAGACTACACCAAAGCCCTCAA GCTGTTGGACTACGTGATGTGTGACTATCGCACAGAGCGGTGGTGGGGTCTCCTGACAGCCATATTGACAACTGCTCTCCGCTGTGCATTCCTGATGGCCAGTGTTAAAGACTACATTATATACTGCATGGAGCTTCTGGGCAGAG CTTCAAAACTGAAGGAGGAGCAAAAGTCAAGGATTGAGAAGAATCTTATTAAAGTCCTGATG AACGAGGTTCCTGATCCTGAGCCAGAGTGTGATCAGTCTTCTGTCAGCGCAGCCAGGTCACTGTGGAATGACCGCACGGCTTTAGCTGGATTAAATGAGTTGACTATAGAAGTGCAGGACTACATACCATTCA TACAGTGCAAGGCCAAGTTCTGCTCTCCCAGTTTCCATGTAGACCAACCCATTCAACTCCAGGTCTTCCTCCGAGCTGACTGTCCTCACACTGTATCATTTCACAAGCTGGCTGTCAGCCTCAGTAACCAG gagtaTAATCAGTGGTGTGTGGTGGAGTCGTCCGGCCAGGAGACAATGAACTTGGTGCCAGGGAAAACCAAATGCTACAACTTCACCTTTGTAGCAAGAACTGAAGATGTTGGCAAGAAGATTGAg ATGACAGGTATTGAGGTCATGCTGGGCAGTGACCATGGCCGCTGTGTGTTCCTCAGCTGGAGAGGGGCGGGTGGAGATGCAGCCTCTACCCATGAAGCCTTGCAAGCCAGCAGGTCGTCACGTCGTTGGGGACGGAATGTTGAGATGCGACAAGAGCTGGACTGGGACAGCCTGGCCCCGCAGCACAGCACCAT GATCATCTCCAGAGTCCCAAAAATCTCTGTTCAGCTGAGCCACGAGCCTCCTGCACTCAACAATGAAATGTACTGCATCCATCTCACAGTGCAATCACAGGAGGAGGCTGTGGCAAAGGATGTCAAACTGACAGCTGGTCTCAAACCAG GTCAGGATGCTAACCTAGGCCAAACCACACATGTGACACTTGATGGCTCAAAGGTTTGCGATGACACTGCACCTGCTCTCCTTCCTGACCTGCCCCTGGGAGACCTGAAGCCAGGTGAAAAG TTAGataagcgtgtgtgtgtgaggtgtgtgtcgACTGGACCAAGAGTCTTCCTGTTCCATGTCGCTTACAGCATTGAAACCACAGTGGAAGGAAGACAGATTGTCTGCAAATGTCATAAG GATGAGACTGTTACCATAGAAACAGTGGTCCCATTTGAGGTGTCTGCTAAATTTGTGTCTACCaag TTTGAGCCACTGGATCGGATAGCGGTGGACATCCCCTTCCTGCTGATGACTGACATCCTCTCCTCGTCTCCGTGGCCTCTTCTGCTGGCCTCATCTTCTCTGCAGCTGACCACCATGGTCAGCAACACACCACAGCTTCAGTCGCAGCTAGAGGAAG TGGTTCTGCAGACAGGCGAGTGTGCCAGCGAGTGTTTCTGTCTCCGATGTCCACCACTGACTAACGGCAACAACGCTGTGGCTACAGGACAGTACCAGATATCATGGAAGag GAAGTCCTCAAGTGCAGACAGTCCGCTGATCCAGAGCATAATCACTCTACCTCATGTTATCCTGGAGTCTGTCCCTCTCTACATCCATGCAG ATTTGCCGTCGTTTGGGAGAGTCAGAGAGTCTCTTGCGGTTCGATACCACATAGAGAACAGAACTTCTCTGGTGCAGGAGGTGGAGATGACGGTGGAACCATCGGATGCCTTCATGTTCTCTGGACTCAAACAG GTCCGTCTTCGTATCCTCCCTGGGTCAGAGCAGAAGATGCTGTATAACTACTACCCGCTGATGGCTGGTTACCAAACACTACCACAGCTCAACATCAGCCTGCCCCGCTGCCCAGCGACTAACGCACACCAACTGAGACGCTTCCTGCCCCAGCGGATCTTTGtcaag CCTCAGGGTCGGCAGCTGGATGATGCCTCAATTGCTGCAGCTTGA